From a region of the Daphnia pulicaria isolate SC F1-1A chromosome 1, SC_F0-13Bv2, whole genome shotgun sequence genome:
- the LOC124333113 gene encoding gelsolin, cytoplasmic-like isoform X1 has protein sequence MPESPFGADVGKQPGLEIWRIENFAPVAYDKKSYGKFYSGDSYIVLNTRLSGDKLKWDIHFWLGKDTSQDEMGAAAIFAVELDDYLGGVPVQHREVQEYESSMFLANFPSGVRYLDGGVASGFKHVDPDQVEKKLLQVKGKRNVRVRQVPLDVSSMNKGDCFVLDAGKVIYVYMGNSSKKVERLKAIQAANQVRDQDHAGKARIIILDEFSNGGDVTTFFNELGSGSPGEVPEASPEDDDVSFEKQQQSSVILFRVSDASGQLVIEEVGQKPLQQSMLKRENDESENSDCFILDTAGSGLFVWIGRGCTKAEKLEAMNVAQKFLTEKGYPLWTKVNRVVDGGEPTIFKQYFASWKEETGGKEHVPVPMKNGRIAEFNVSSLHKDKLRLLLKQGGAAPGFSPDDGNGEKEIYRVENFELAPVDPAAYGMFFGGDSYVIKYTYNISGRNRYIIYFWQGNDSSQDEKAASAIHAMRLDNEVAGKAVQVRLTQGNEPRHFIKMFKGRMIIFTGGHASGFRNIHDYDSYDVDGTRLFHVRGYAAEDMRAVQVAETASSLNSDDVFVLETPSKTYLWNGVASSDDEKTLGVEIANLVSPGREMVPINEGEEPQEFWDALGGKGPYTTVQPDPPPVLKARLFHCILNIFGRLRVEEMKPFKQEDLVDDDVMVLDSGHEIYVWIGLHSTDKEREAGFKMAQEYLVTEPSQRSVDSTLIFMIHQRQEPESFTDVFPTWNRNMWKEQKTYEQIKAEIMASNGVEDDE, from the exons AATTTCGCTCCGGTTGCATACGATAAGAAATCGTATGGCAAGTTCTACAGTGGAGATTCTTATATTGTCCTGAAT ACCAGGCTGTCTGGTGACAAGTTGAAATGGGACATTCACTTCTGGCTGGGAAAAGATACTTCACAG GATGAAATGGGAGCAGCAGCAATTTTTGCTGTCGAGTTGGACGACTATCTCGGCGGAGTTCCTGTTCAACATCGAGAAGTTCAAGAATATGAGTCATCAATGTTCCTGGCAAATTTCCCTAGCG GTGTGCGATACCTTGATGGCGGAGTTGCCAGTGGTTTCAAGCATGTTGATCCCGACCAAGTGGAGAAGAAACTTTTGCAAGTCAAGGGCAAGCGAAACGTTCGCGTCAGACAG GTCCCACTTGACGTTTCTTCAATGAACAAAGGCGACTGCTTCGTTTTGGATGCTGGAAAAGTCATCTATGTATATAtgggcaacagcagcaagaaGGTGGAACGTTTGAAGGCGATTCAGGCGGCCAATCAAGTCCGTGATCAAGACCATGCTGGCAAAGCCAGGATCATTATTCTCG ACGAGTTCAGCAATGGCGGTGATGTTACGACATTTTTCAATGAGCTGGGAAGTGGATCACCAGGGGAAGTTCCAGAAGCATCTCCCGAAGATGACGACGTTTCAttcgaaaaacaacaacag TCGTCAGTGATATTGTTCCGCGTGAGCGATGCTAGCGGACAATTGGTGATTGAAGAAGTTGGTCAAAAACCTCTACAGCAATCCATGTTGAAAAGAGAG AACGATGAAAGTGAGAATTCG GATTGTTTCATTTTGGACACTGCGGGATCGGGGCTTTTTGTCTGGATTGGTCGCGGATGTACTAAGGCTGAGAAACTTGAAGCGATGAATGTGGCCCAGAAGTTCTTAACTGAGAAAGGCTATCCGCTCTGGACCAAG GTTAATCGAGTTGTGGATGGAGGTGAACCAACTATTTTCAAACAATACTTTGCTAGttggaaagaagaaactgGAGGTAAAGAACATGTGCCTGTTCCAATGAAGAATGGCCGCATTGCTG AATTCAACGTCAGCTCACTGCACAAAGACAAGCTTCGTCTGTTACTTAAACAGGGTGGTGCTGCACCAGGATTTTCACCGGATGACGGaaacggagaaaaagaaatttaccgCGTCGAGAATTTCGAATTGGCGCCAGTCGACCCAGCAGCTTATGGCATGTTCTTTGGAGGAGATTCATATGTTATCAAGTACACATACAACATCAGCGGACGCAATCGTTACATCATTTACTTCTGGCAG GGTAATGACAGCAGCCAAGACGAGAAGGCCGCTTCTGCCATTCATGCTATGAGACTAGATAATGAAGTTGCCGGCAAAGCTGTGCAAGTCCGCCTCACACAAGGTAATGAGCCCCGCCATTTCATTAAGATGTTCAAAGGAAGGATGATCATTTTCACCGGTGGCCACGCCAGCGGATTTCGCAATATTCACGATTACGATAGCTACGATGTGGATGGAACACGTCTCTTCCAC GTACGGGGTTATGCTGCTGAAGACATGAGAGCTGTTCAAGTAGCTGAAACCGCTTCGTCTCTTAATTCAGACGACGTTTTTGTTCTGGAAACTCCATCAAAAACTTACCTATGGAATGGCGTG GCATCTTCTGATGATGAAAAGACCCTCGGAGTTGAGATTGCCAATCTGGTTTCTCCTGGTCGTGAAATGGTGCCGATAAATGAAGGCGAAGAGCCGCAAGAGTTTTGGGATGCTTTGGGTGGTAAAGGACCGTACACCACTGTTCAACCAGATCCTCCGCCAGTGCTTAAGGCTCGCTTGTTCCACTGCATCTTGAACATTTTTGGCCGCCTGAGAGTGGAAGAAATGAAACCTTTTAAACAAGAA GATTTGGTGGATGACGATGTGATGGTATTGGATTCTGGCCATGAAATTTATGTTTGGATCGGACTGCATAGTACAGATAAAGAACGTGAAGCTGGATTCAAAATGGCCCAG GAATATCTGGTAACTGAGCCTTCTCAGCGTAGTGTTGACTCAACACTCATCTTCATGATTCATCAAAGACAAGAGCCTGAGAGCTTCACTGATGTCTTCCCCACCTGGAATAGAAACATGTGGAAG GAGCAGAAAACATACGAACAAATTAAAGCAGAAATCATGGCATCCAACGGAGTTGAAGACGACGAGTAG
- the LOC124333113 gene encoding gelsolin, cytoplasmic-like isoform X2 — protein MPESPFGADVGKQPGLEIWRIENFAPVAYDKKSYGKFYSGDSYIVLNTRLSGDKLKWDIHFWLGKDTSQDEMGAAAIFAVELDDYLGGVPVQHREVQEYESSMFLANFPSGVRYLDGGVASGFKHVDPDQVEKKLLQVKGKRNVRVRQVPLDVSSMNKGDCFVLDAGKVIYVYMGNSSKKVERLKAIQAANQVRDQDHAGKARIIILDEFSNGGDVTTFFNELGSGSPGEVPEASPEDDDVSFEKQQQSSVILFRVSDASGQLVIEEVGQKPLQQSMLKREDCFILDTAGSGLFVWIGRGCTKAEKLEAMNVAQKFLTEKGYPLWTKVNRVVDGGEPTIFKQYFASWKEETGGKEHVPVPMKNGRIAEFNVSSLHKDKLRLLLKQGGAAPGFSPDDGNGEKEIYRVENFELAPVDPAAYGMFFGGDSYVIKYTYNISGRNRYIIYFWQGNDSSQDEKAASAIHAMRLDNEVAGKAVQVRLTQGNEPRHFIKMFKGRMIIFTGGHASGFRNIHDYDSYDVDGTRLFHVRGYAAEDMRAVQVAETASSLNSDDVFVLETPSKTYLWNGVASSDDEKTLGVEIANLVSPGREMVPINEGEEPQEFWDALGGKGPYTTVQPDPPPVLKARLFHCILNIFGRLRVEEMKPFKQEDLVDDDVMVLDSGHEIYVWIGLHSTDKEREAGFKMAQEYLVTEPSQRSVDSTLIFMIHQRQEPESFTDVFPTWNRNMWKEQKTYEQIKAEIMASNGVEDDE, from the exons AATTTCGCTCCGGTTGCATACGATAAGAAATCGTATGGCAAGTTCTACAGTGGAGATTCTTATATTGTCCTGAAT ACCAGGCTGTCTGGTGACAAGTTGAAATGGGACATTCACTTCTGGCTGGGAAAAGATACTTCACAG GATGAAATGGGAGCAGCAGCAATTTTTGCTGTCGAGTTGGACGACTATCTCGGCGGAGTTCCTGTTCAACATCGAGAAGTTCAAGAATATGAGTCATCAATGTTCCTGGCAAATTTCCCTAGCG GTGTGCGATACCTTGATGGCGGAGTTGCCAGTGGTTTCAAGCATGTTGATCCCGACCAAGTGGAGAAGAAACTTTTGCAAGTCAAGGGCAAGCGAAACGTTCGCGTCAGACAG GTCCCACTTGACGTTTCTTCAATGAACAAAGGCGACTGCTTCGTTTTGGATGCTGGAAAAGTCATCTATGTATATAtgggcaacagcagcaagaaGGTGGAACGTTTGAAGGCGATTCAGGCGGCCAATCAAGTCCGTGATCAAGACCATGCTGGCAAAGCCAGGATCATTATTCTCG ACGAGTTCAGCAATGGCGGTGATGTTACGACATTTTTCAATGAGCTGGGAAGTGGATCACCAGGGGAAGTTCCAGAAGCATCTCCCGAAGATGACGACGTTTCAttcgaaaaacaacaacag TCGTCAGTGATATTGTTCCGCGTGAGCGATGCTAGCGGACAATTGGTGATTGAAGAAGTTGGTCAAAAACCTCTACAGCAATCCATGTTGAAAAGAGAG GATTGTTTCATTTTGGACACTGCGGGATCGGGGCTTTTTGTCTGGATTGGTCGCGGATGTACTAAGGCTGAGAAACTTGAAGCGATGAATGTGGCCCAGAAGTTCTTAACTGAGAAAGGCTATCCGCTCTGGACCAAG GTTAATCGAGTTGTGGATGGAGGTGAACCAACTATTTTCAAACAATACTTTGCTAGttggaaagaagaaactgGAGGTAAAGAACATGTGCCTGTTCCAATGAAGAATGGCCGCATTGCTG AATTCAACGTCAGCTCACTGCACAAAGACAAGCTTCGTCTGTTACTTAAACAGGGTGGTGCTGCACCAGGATTTTCACCGGATGACGGaaacggagaaaaagaaatttaccgCGTCGAGAATTTCGAATTGGCGCCAGTCGACCCAGCAGCTTATGGCATGTTCTTTGGAGGAGATTCATATGTTATCAAGTACACATACAACATCAGCGGACGCAATCGTTACATCATTTACTTCTGGCAG GGTAATGACAGCAGCCAAGACGAGAAGGCCGCTTCTGCCATTCATGCTATGAGACTAGATAATGAAGTTGCCGGCAAAGCTGTGCAAGTCCGCCTCACACAAGGTAATGAGCCCCGCCATTTCATTAAGATGTTCAAAGGAAGGATGATCATTTTCACCGGTGGCCACGCCAGCGGATTTCGCAATATTCACGATTACGATAGCTACGATGTGGATGGAACACGTCTCTTCCAC GTACGGGGTTATGCTGCTGAAGACATGAGAGCTGTTCAAGTAGCTGAAACCGCTTCGTCTCTTAATTCAGACGACGTTTTTGTTCTGGAAACTCCATCAAAAACTTACCTATGGAATGGCGTG GCATCTTCTGATGATGAAAAGACCCTCGGAGTTGAGATTGCCAATCTGGTTTCTCCTGGTCGTGAAATGGTGCCGATAAATGAAGGCGAAGAGCCGCAAGAGTTTTGGGATGCTTTGGGTGGTAAAGGACCGTACACCACTGTTCAACCAGATCCTCCGCCAGTGCTTAAGGCTCGCTTGTTCCACTGCATCTTGAACATTTTTGGCCGCCTGAGAGTGGAAGAAATGAAACCTTTTAAACAAGAA GATTTGGTGGATGACGATGTGATGGTATTGGATTCTGGCCATGAAATTTATGTTTGGATCGGACTGCATAGTACAGATAAAGAACGTGAAGCTGGATTCAAAATGGCCCAG GAATATCTGGTAACTGAGCCTTCTCAGCGTAGTGTTGACTCAACACTCATCTTCATGATTCATCAAAGACAAGAGCCTGAGAGCTTCACTGATGTCTTCCCCACCTGGAATAGAAACATGTGGAAG GAGCAGAAAACATACGAACAAATTAAAGCAGAAATCATGGCATCCAACGGAGTTGAAGACGACGAGTAG
- the LOC124334465 gene encoding uncharacterized protein LOC124334465, with the protein MVFQDGNGTFDPPSLVKISARFLAANMCLLPIKVPENKSPRSKQGHESTGRFKSQLFRISRRKSSKKFTTDHRHALPPSMLEMVWQEALCLQQGIDYDDVYRFLNETRLYLDLRHCKSPVKNGQKDGRSSLTRLLNRMPQYSPNLTHLNLSYQQHLPDDCSFLSQLVQLESLKFDYVTEFDCKKIQSVADSVAPLHYFKILSLRGCFYVEDDALGYLCRKLQRLEVLDLRETQPDGWNFLADARHFRLLQHEHLLNGLSQLFRESEYDYTDALPIYKNEHVKYEPDGHPLLITYHLHIVFPHLVKLELLQICFQSQSLESIRQLASLKELTLIADRMMAAEESLMGLMDSCGSNLELLRLSKFSWAMPLETVAQRCPNLKTLRLEHCRFRPSDDSSLASFQQAILPQQPYWNQLEHLELTAVPVRMDSMADWVLLMPASLQRCVLCFVGNVNIDDRFLELLLPSVGMKYLALIGARQLTDKGVENLIVRFRHQQRSKNKLVISDCNHQIRQRRAELEQIARDNRVHLFLH; encoded by the exons ATGGTTTTTCAGGACGGTAATGGCACTTTCGATCCACCGTCTCTTGTGAAAATATCTGCCCGTTTCTTGGCTGCCAACATGTGCCTCTTGCCAATAAAAGTGCCCGAGAATAAGTCGCCTAGAAGTAAACAAGGTCATGAATCAACTGGTCGTTTCAAGTCGCAATTATTTCGAATATCCCGCCGAAAATCTTCCAAAAAGTTTACCACTGATCATCGCCACGCCCTTC CTCCTTCTATGTTGGAGATGGTTTGGCAAGAGGCCCTCTGTTTGCAGCAAGGAATAGACTATGATGATGTGTACCGGTTCTTGAACGAAACCCGACTCTACTTGGATCTACGTCACTGTAAATCGCCAGTTAAGAACGGCCAGAAAGACGggcgttcttctctcactagACTTTTAAATCGAATGCCTCAATATTCTCCA AATTTGACGCATCTCAATTTGAGTTACCAGCAACATCTGCCGGACGATTGTTCATTCCTCAGCCAGCTAGTCCAGCTTGAGTCGCTCAAGTTTGATTATGTTACTGAATTTGATTGCAAGAAAATCCAGTCAGTGGCAGACTCGGTTGCCCCTCTGCACTACTTCAA AATACTCAGCCTCAGAGGTTGTTTctacgttgaagacgatgctcTCGGGTACTTGTGCCGGAAGCTACAACGATTGGAAGTACTTGACCTGCGTGAGACCCAACCGGACGGTTGGAATTTTCTCGCAGACGCGCGACACTTCCGCCTGCTGCAGCACGAACATCTTTTGAACGGACTCTCCCAGCTCTTTCGGGAAAGCGAATATGATTACACAGACGCACTACCAATCTACAAAAATGAGCATGTCAAATACGAGCCCGATGGGCATCCTCTTTTGATAACCTACCACTTACACATCGTGTTCCCGCACCTGGTGAAACTGGAATTACTTCAAATATGTTTTCAATCTCAATCTTTGGAGTCCATACGACAGTTGGCCAGTTTGAAAGAGTTGACACTAATAGCGGACAGAATGATGGCCGCCGAAGAGAGCTTGATGGGCTTGATGGATAGCTGCGGGAGCAACCTTGAATTGCTCCGTTTGTCCAAATTTAGCTGGGCAATGCCGCTGGAGACTGTGGCGCAGCGCTGCCCAAATTTGAAAACGCTTCGGCTGGAGCACTGCCGATTCCGGCCAAGCGATGACAGCAGCTTAGCTTCGTTTCAACAGGCCATTCTCCCGCAGCAGCCGTATTGGAATCAACTGGAACATCTGGAATTGACTGCCGTACCCGTCCGGATGGATTCGATGGCGGATTGGGTTCTACTTATGCCGGCGAGTCTCCAGCGCTGCGTTCTGTGTTTCGTCGGAAATGTTAACATTGACGACAGGTTTCTCGAGCTATTGCTTCCATCAGTTGGAATGAAATACTTGGCTCTGATTGGGGCCCGCCAATTGACGGACAAGGGTGTCGAGAACCTGATAGTTCGATTCCGTCATCAGCAGCgatctaaaaacaaattggtGATTTCAGATTGCAACCACCAGATTAGGCAACGGCGAGCCGAGCTTGAGCAAATAGCCCGTGATAATCGTGTTCACCTCTTCTTACATTAA